The Amycolatopsis jiangsuensis nucleotide sequence CCGCCAGCACCGGCAGCATCCTGCGGTACAGGTAGGACCAGCTGGGCTCGCCGTGCAGCAGCAGCACCGGCGGCCCGTCCACCGGGCCGGCCTCGACGTACCCGACCCGGATCAGGCCGCCGTGGGGGTCGGCGAGATCCGTGTACTTCGGAGCGAAGGCGAAATCGGGCAGGTCCGCGAACCGGTCTTCCGGCGTCCTGAGCAGTCGCACAAGACCCACGTTAGTGGGACGATCCGCCCGCGGCAGTGTGCGGAAGTCACGAAATCGCCACGGCCACCACGAGGCCGAGGCCCAGGTGCGCGGCGGCGACCACGACGCTCGCCGGGGCGAACTTCTCGCTCTCGATGGTCGAGCCGACGTCGATGCGGGTCGCCCACTCCAGCAGCCGTACCGCGAGCACCTGCACGATCACCCCGATCAGGCCGTAGACCAGCGAGGTGATCAGGCCCTCGGTGAGATCGCTCGCCGAGTTGAAGATCGCCACCACCACGATGAACGCCATCGACAGCAGTCCGGACGCGGTCACGATCACCGCGTTCGGCAGACCGCGGGTGACCAGCTTCGACAGCTTCCCCGGCGTGGTGAAGTCGATCGCGTAGAACCCGGCGAACATCAACAGCAGGCCGACCACGCCGTACAGCAGGATCGCGCCGATCCCCCGCACGAGGTCGGTGCCGAACGTGTCGGACAACGCAAGAGTCGAGGTCACCGGGTGCTCCCTGCACGATCAGCGCGAAACGCATGAATCAGACAGGCAGCGTTGTATCACGACTCGCGGATCCGGTGGGGGACGAACGCCGCGCCGTCGTCGGTGACCAGCCCGCTGGTCTCCCGGATGCCGAGCCCGGCCGAGGAGTCGCCGACGATCCAGGCACCCAGCGCGGGGCGGTAGCCGTCGAACTCCGGCAGCGGGTCGAACGCCTGGTAGACGAACCCCTCGGCGCCGTAGACGCCGTCGGTCTGGGTCTCGTAGCCGGTGGCCACGATCTGCACGTTCGCGCCCTCGCGGCCCAGCTTCGGCTTGCGCACGTACTCGGTGAGCAGGCCGGGGTCGTCGGTGAACGCGGGCAGCAGGTTCGGGTGCCCGGGGTAGTTCTCCCACAGCACCGCGAGCAGCGCCTTGTTCGACAGCAGCATCTTCCACAGCGGCTCGACCCACAGCGTGCGCGGCATGGTCTCCACCGCGAAGCGGCCGAACTCCTCGTCGACCACCCATTCCCACGGGTACAGCTTCACGACCGTGGCCATCTGCGCTTCTTCGAGATCCACGAAGCGCTTGAGCACCGGATCCCAGCCGATCTCCTCGATCGACAGGCCCACCGTGTCGAGCCCGGCCTCGGCCGCGGTCTCCTGCAGGTACGCGGTGGTCACGTGGTCCTCACCGGAGGGGTCGGCCGAGGACCAGGTGAAGTGCAGCTCCTTCGACGGCAGCTTCTCGCCGATCTCGCCCCAGCGCTCCACCAGCTTCTCGTGCACCGAGTTCCACTGGTCGTCGTCCGGGAACACCTCGGTCTTCCAGTGCCACTGCACCACCGACGCCTCGAGCAGCGTGGTCGGCGTGTCCGCGTTGTACTCCAGCAGCTTGGCCGGCGACTTGCCGTCGTAACGCAGGTCGAACCGGCCGTACACGTGCGGGTCCTGCCGCTTCCACGATTCGGCGATGTGCGGCCACACCCACTCCGGGATGCCGAAGCGCCGGTAACCCTCGGTGGTCACGACGTTGTCGACGGCCTCCAGGCACATCGAGTGCAGCAGCTCGACGTCGGCCTCGATGGACAGCACCTCGTCCATGTCGAAGACGTAGTGCACCGACTCGTCCCAGTACGGCCGGGCCTTCCCTGCTCCGTCGCGGGCCGGGGTGCCGTACACCAGGCCCTGCTCCTCGACGGTCCGCTGCCAGTCCCGGCGCGGCTGCTTGCGGTCCCGGTACACCTACGAGCCCCCGCTCTTGCCGGTCCCGCCGATGCCACCGGACTTGCCGCTGATGCCGAACCCGCCGCGCTGCACGCTGGTGCCGGACTTGGTCGAGACGTTGGTGTTGCCCGACGGTGCGGTGAAGCTGCCGCCGGACACGCGCTGGCCGACCGTGCCGGTGCCGCCATAGTTGTAGCGGTACTGCGAGAAGCCACCGCCGGGCAGCGGGATGAACCAGAACCCGCCACTGTAGTGCCCACCGTGGCTGGCGGCGTAGCTCTCGTCGCAGTACTGGTCGTTCTGCACGACCCCGCTGGCATCGGTGCAGACCGCGGTGGTCTCGGTCGGTTTGGCCACCGTGTAGTAGGTGGAGATGAGTCCGGCCAGCCCGACCGTGACACCGCCGCCGATCAGGACCTTGCGCTTGGTGTCGGCCTTCCGCTGCGCGACCGCGCGGGCCGCGGCGGCCTCCTGCTCCTCGCGCTCGCGGTCGGCCAGCGCCTGCCTGCGGGCGCGCTGCTCGGCCAGCGAGGGCTCACGAGGCTGCGTGTTCCCGTCCTGGAAGCGCATCGAGCCCCGCTCCTGAGGCTGCTGAGGCTGCTCCCCGGTGTTGTCGTCCTGCGTCATGTGCGCTCCGTAATCCCCCGGCACGGTGAAACCACCTCCACAGTAGCCACCCGCCACACGCAAGGCT carries:
- a CDS encoding DUF350 domain-containing protein; the protein is MTSTLALSDTFGTDLVRGIGAILLYGVVGLLLMFAGFYAIDFTTPGKLSKLVTRGLPNAVIVTASGLLSMAFIVVVAIFNSASDLTEGLITSLVYGLIGVIVQVLAVRLLEWATRIDVGSTIESEKFAPASVVVAAAHLGLGLVVAVAIS
- a CDS encoding glutathionylspermidine synthase family protein — translated: MYRDRKQPRRDWQRTVEEQGLVYGTPARDGAGKARPYWDESVHYVFDMDEVLSIEADVELLHSMCLEAVDNVVTTEGYRRFGIPEWVWPHIAESWKRQDPHVYGRFDLRYDGKSPAKLLEYNADTPTTLLEASVVQWHWKTEVFPDDDQWNSVHEKLVERWGEIGEKLPSKELHFTWSSADPSGEDHVTTAYLQETAAEAGLDTVGLSIEEIGWDPVLKRFVDLEEAQMATVVKLYPWEWVVDEEFGRFAVETMPRTLWVEPLWKMLLSNKALLAVLWENYPGHPNLLPAFTDDPGLLTEYVRKPKLGREGANVQIVATGYETQTDGVYGAEGFVYQAFDPLPEFDGYRPALGAWIVGDSSAGLGIRETSGLVTDDGAAFVPHRIRES